GCGAAGGCATCGCCGGCGCCGGTGACCTCGCGCACCGCCACCCGCGGCGCGGGCAGGGCGCTCAGCCTGGGCGCGTCGCCGCCGCCGTGCAGCACGCCGGCCTGGCCGCGCGTCACCACCAGCTGGGCCAGGCCGCGCGCGCGCAGGGTGGCCCAGGCGGCGTCGAAATCGGCCTCGCGCTTGAGCGGGCGGTCGACCAGCGCGGCCAGCTCGCCGGCGTTCAGCAGCAGGCATTGCACGCCGTGCAGCTCGCGCGGCAGGCGGCCGATCTTCGGCGCCGAGACGGCCACCACCAGCAGCGGCCGCTGCTGGACCCGGCTCTCGGCCACCAGCAGGGCCACGCTGTCGGGCGGCAGATTGAGGTCGATCACGGTCAGGCCGGCGCCGGCGCGCTGCGGCGCGGCCTGCTGCAGGAACTCGGGCGTCAGCGCCTCGGTGACGGCCATCTCGGCCAGCGCCAGCACCATCGCGCCCTTGGGATCCAGCACCGCGGTGTAGCTGCCGGTGGCCTGGCCGGCCAGGCGCAGCGAGGCGGTGACATCGACGCCCAGCGCCTGCAGCTCGTCCAGCAGCGCGCGCCCGGCCGCGTCGTCGCCGACGGCGCTGAGCAGGCGCACCGGCGCGCCCAGGCGCGCCAGGTTCTCGGCCACATTGCGGGCCACGCCGCCGGGCGTCTCGCGCTGCTCGGCCGGGTTCGATTCGCCCATCTGCAGCGGCTTCAGGCTGCGCAGCTTGCGATCCAGATTGCTGCCGCCGATGCAGACGATCGGCGCTGCCGCCGGCGGCAGCACATAGGCGCGGCCCAGCAGCCGGCCCTCGCGCGTCAGGCCCGCCACATGGCCGGCCACCGCCGAGCGCGACAGCGCCAGCCGTTCGGCCAGCTCCTGCTGGCCGACGAAGGGATTGGCGCGGATCAGGGCGAGCAGCTGCTCTTTCTTGCTGTCCATGCCCGCATCGTATCAAACAATTGTCCTTTGATAAAACAATTGTCCAAAATGGTGCGGGGCTCAGGGCAGCAGCCGGCGCTTCTGCGCATACATCGCCGCGTCGGAGCGGCCCATCAGCGCCTCGGCAGTCCGGCCGTCGCTGCCGTACAGCGCGACGCCGATGCTGGCCGTCACCGCCAGGCGCTGGCCGCCCAGCAGCAGCGGCTGGCGCAGCGCCCGACCGACGCGCTCGGCGATGCGCTGGGCGTCACCCTGCTGCTGCACGCCGGGCAGCAGCAACAGGAACTCGTCGCCGGCCAGGCGAGCGACGAAGTCGTCGGCGCTCAGCGCATGGCGCAGGCGCTGCGCGATCGCGCACAGCAGCTGGTCGCCCACCGCATGGCCCAGGCTGTCGTTGACCTGCTTGAAGCGGTCCAGGTCGACGAACAGCAGCGCGAAGCCCGGTGCGCCGCTCGCGCCGGCGCGCTCGATCTCGGCGCGCAGGCGCTGCTCGGCCTGGCTGCGGTTGGGCAGGCCGGTCAGCGCGTCGTGCAGGGCCAGCTGCTGCAGCTCCAGGCGTTCCAGCTCGGCCGACAGGTCGCGCACCACGCCGACGAAGCGGACCGCGGTGTCGTCGCTGATGTCGGCCACGGTCAGCTGCATCGGGAACTGCGAGCCGTCGCGGCGCTGCGCGGTCTCCATGCGGCCGATGCCGACCATGCGCGCGCGGCCGGTGCGCAGGTAGTCGGCGATGTAGCGCCCATGCTTGTGGCCGTGGCGCGGCGGCATCAGCAGGCTGACGTTCTGGCCGATCACGTCTTCGGCGCTCCAGCCGAACAGGCGCTCGGCCGCGCTGTTGAAGGAGCGCAGGGTGCCGCGCTCGTCGATGATGATCACGCCCTCCGAGACGCGATCCAGCGCGCTCTTGCAGACGCGCCGCAACGACACCAGGCGGCGCACCGCGATCAGGCGCTCGCGCAGCGCCTGCGGCGCGAAGGGCTTGGCGATGAAGTAGTCGACCATGCCGCTGGCCTTGCGCTGCAGCAGCTGCAGCAGTTCGGCGCTGCCGCCCAGCACCAGCAGCGGCAGCCAGTCCTTGTACAGGTCCTCGCGCAGCTGCAGCACCAGGGCCAGCAGCGCGACGCGGCCGATCGCCTCGTCGATCAGCAGCAGCTCGACCCGGCCGGGCTGCAGCAGCAGGGTCTCGGCCGCGGCCGCATCGGCGGCATGCAGCAGCTCGAGGCCAAGCGCGGCGCGCTGCGCGCGCAGGCGCTGCGCCAGCGCGAGGTCCGGCGAGACCAGCAGCAGGCGCAGCGCGGCGCGGCGGGCCTGATCAGGAGCCGGTGGCGGCGTAGGTGGCCCGCTCATGGCGTCGCGGTATCGCTCAGGCGCCGCAGCAGGCCCAGCACCTCGGCCAGGCAGCGCTCCAGCGCGGCCACCACCGCCGGGTCGAAATGGCTGCCGCTGTGCGCGCGGATGAAGTCCAGCGCGCGCTCCAGCGGCCAGGCCTGCTTGTAAGGGCGCTCCGAGGTCAGCGCGTCCAGCACATCGGTCACCGCGACGATGCGCGCCGCCAGCGGGATCGCCGCGCCAGCGATGCCCTGCGGATAGCCGCTGCCGTCCCATCGCTCATGGTGGTGCAGCGCGATCTCGGCCGCCATCGCCAGCAGCTCGTTGGCCTCGGCGCCCGGCGCGTTGAGGATGGCCGCGCCCTTGACCGTGTGCTGCTGCATGATCGCGCGCTCGGCCGGCGTCAGCGGGCCGGGCTTGAGCAGGATGCTGTCGGGGATCGC
This genomic stretch from Roseateles sp. DAIF2 harbors:
- a CDS encoding carbohydrate kinase, translating into MDSKKEQLLALIRANPFVGQQELAERLALSRSAVAGHVAGLTREGRLLGRAYVLPPAAAPIVCIGGSNLDRKLRSLKPLQMGESNPAEQRETPGGVARNVAENLARLGAPVRLLSAVGDDAAGRALLDELQALGVDVTASLRLAGQATGSYTAVLDPKGAMVLALAEMAVTEALTPEFLQQAAPQRAGAGLTVIDLNLPPDSVALLVAESRVQQRPLLVVAVSAPKIGRLPRELHGVQCLLLNAGELAALVDRPLKREADFDAAWATLRARGLAQLVVTRGQAGVLHGGGDAPRLSALPAPRVAVREVTGAGDAFAAGVAISLYRDPQDLALACRRGLALSALTLQTEATVHPDLSPALLEQIT
- a CDS encoding sensor domain-containing diguanylate cyclase, which codes for MSGPPTPPPAPDQARRAALRLLLVSPDLALAQRLRAQRAALGLELLHAADAAAAETLLLQPGRVELLLIDEAIGRVALLALVLQLREDLYKDWLPLLVLGGSAELLQLLQRKASGMVDYFIAKPFAPQALRERLIAVRRLVSLRRVCKSALDRVSEGVIIIDERGTLRSFNSAAERLFGWSAEDVIGQNVSLLMPPRHGHKHGRYIADYLRTGRARMVGIGRMETAQRRDGSQFPMQLTVADISDDTAVRFVGVVRDLSAELERLELQQLALHDALTGLPNRSQAEQRLRAEIERAGASGAPGFALLFVDLDRFKQVNDSLGHAVGDQLLCAIAQRLRHALSADDFVARLAGDEFLLLLPGVQQQGDAQRIAERVGRALRQPLLLGGQRLAVTASIGVALYGSDGRTAEALMGRSDAAMYAQKRRLLP